The Alcaligenes aquatilis genome contains the following window.
TCGGTGCCGGAAGGCAACTGCAGGGTTTTTTTCTGATGCGCGGGATCACGACCGCTAATATGGTGTTTGATCGAAATATTGTGGATCTTGAGCAGGTCGGGAATATTCCCCAGACGGTCTGCTCCAACCACGACTGCACTGACGTATTGAGACACAGAAAGCTCCATTGGCTAAGAAAGTTGGATAATGATAATCATTCTTATTATCATAGTCAATTGAGCCGATAGCTTGTTTCAATTTTTACTTATAACCTTCGACCATAAGTCTTACCAACTTTGCAATCATCCACTGGCAGCACAACAAACAAGAAGAGCCACCGTGTGATCACGATGGCTCTGTTACCAGCCCAACAGCCGCTGCTTTACAACGGGCTACCAGTCTGCTTTTCATCCAGAGCGCTAAGCACCACATCGCGGGTCAATTCCGGTGCCAACATCTCCAACAACTCGAAAATGTAGTCACGTAAGAAGGCCCCGGCTTTCACCGCTACCTTGGTATGGTGCGCGCCGAACAAATGCCCTGCTGGCAGGCCCACCAAACCCTTGTCACGACGCGGATCGAACGCGATGCCAGCGATGATACCGATACCCAGACCGACATCAACGTAGGTCTTAATCACGTCAGCGTCAATCGCCTCCAGCACAATGTCCGGAGTGATGCCGTGCTTGGCAAAGGCTTCATCAATCGAACCCCGACCCGAGAAGGCATGGTCGTAAGTCACGATGGGATATTGCGCCAGGGTTTCGATGGACAGTTGCTTGTTGGCAGGCAGATCAGCCAACGGATGATCCGGCGTCACCACCACCGTGTGCTCCCAGGTGTAGACCGGCAACGCGACCAGGCCCGGCGTCAAGGCCAGGGTTTCAGTTGCAATCGCAACGTCGGCCTGCTCGTGTAGCACCATCTGGGCCAGCACGGGTGGGCTACCTTCCGCCAAGGACATATGGACCTTGGGAAAGCGACGACGGAATTCAGGGATCACCTTGGGCAGCAAATATCGTGCCTGGGCATGGGTACAAGCAATGACCAAAGTGCCCTCATCGCGGCGGGCGAAGTCGTCGCTGACACGCTTGAGGTTGTCGATCTCGCGCATGATGCGGTCAATCACCTCAGCGACGGCTTCGCCCGGTCGGGTCAGGCCCTTAATGCGTTTTCCATGACGTTCAAAAATCTTGATGCCCAGCTCATCTTCAAACTCGATGATCGCCTTGGACACCCCCGGCTGGGAGGTATAAAGCGAACGAGCGGCTTCAGTCAGATTGAAGTTACGTCGGATGGTCTCTCGGACAAAGCGGAATTGTTGAATATTCATATGTTAATAGCCCCAGGTACAGGACTATTATATGTAATAAGAAGCAGCCCGCTTATTGCATTAAGTTATATATATAGATGCAACGATTACGTCATGCTGATGGTTGTATTCATCGTATTGGCGTGAGCCTGCCAACGAGCTGTGACGGTTTTGGTCTGTGTCCAGAACTGAACAGCCTGTTTGCCGTTCGGGCCCAAGTCACCCAACTTGGACGCACGCGAACCCGTGAAGCTGAACCAGGCCACCGGCACAGGGATGGGGATATTGATACCAATCTGGCCTACGTCGATACGGTTCTGGAAGTAGCGCGCATGGCCGCCATCCTGGGTGAAGATGGACACGCCATTACCATTGGGGTTGCGGTTGATGAACTGCACCGCTTCTTCCAGGGTGTTGACACGCACAATGCACAGCACAGGCCCGAAGATTTCTTCTTCGTAAATGCGCATGTCGGCTTTCACATCATTGAAGATGGTTGGGCCTACAAAGTTGCCGCTTTCATAACCTGGCACCTTCACGCCACGGCCATCGAGCAAGAGGCTGGCACCTTCCTGTACCCCAGCTTCAATCAAGGACTCCACACGCTGACGAGCACGTGGCGAGACCAGTGGGCCCAGATCGGCCTGACGATCAGTACCGACATTGACCTTCATGGTTGCGGC
Protein-coding sequences here:
- a CDS encoding CysB family HTH-type transcriptional regulator, translated to MNIQQFRFVRETIRRNFNLTEAARSLYTSQPGVSKAIIEFEDELGIKIFERHGKRIKGLTRPGEAVAEVIDRIMREIDNLKRVSDDFARRDEGTLVIACTHAQARYLLPKVIPEFRRRFPKVHMSLAEGSPPVLAQMVLHEQADVAIATETLALTPGLVALPVYTWEHTVVVTPDHPLADLPANKQLSIETLAQYPIVTYDHAFSGRGSIDEAFAKHGITPDIVLEAIDADVIKTYVDVGLGIGIIAGIAFDPRRDKGLVGLPAGHLFGAHHTKVAVKAGAFLRDYIFELLEMLAPELTRDVVLSALDEKQTGSPL